A stretch of Dyella sp. BiH032 DNA encodes these proteins:
- a CDS encoding TonB-dependent receptor, translated as MIKPLTVAISGILLAYAVGAQAQDAAATTGAGQTDANPKKDGKEKEAVNLQQVIVTGTRSPKAIDEIPGAITVVSKEEIQHTLLVTEDATAVLARSVPGYAESSQAMSNTGETLRGRIPLRLFDGVPQGSPLREGTRNGTFTDMGIIGRVEVINGPSASEGIGAAGGIINYISKTPTKDGDEVTLTTRYQTQGHSDSEGWKVGATYTHKQKEFDALLSASYIDRGISYDGNGRRIGLNTSGSLADSESKNLYAKVGFNFGAEDEQRLQASVSRFRIEGKGEYVQVLGCRGPTDTPPCDVPRTNTSEKGHIFGAKDAFNDFKQYQLQYTNDKFFGGYLDINAYKADQSMRYLPENTEDKQDPLIAPLGTLYDQSEIVVHKKGLRTSWTRPDIFNVTGLELHTGIDFGKDQAQQRLALTNRLWVPPMDYKSVAPYAQLSWDIGPVTLSAGYRREDDKLTVNSYTTTYYRNRVFVQGGGLKYKEGLKNFGAIWRVNDQWSTFLSYSEGFTLPNIGIPLRNINKPGQSVDKIRDLNAIVFKNYEGGFNWHGDHGAFGATHYVSKSPFGSSLAVDPHTTDFILTRAPVRIEGTELTGEWRFDKSFKVTGLYSRIRGKTAFWSADPAGRYGAGGLNKPMGVLDINPDKFAAAATWNFLPNADATLGFTTLFSRHISGSDTRAYDGAQFSYEEQTKGYTLFDLGVNYDLGKHGKLSLGVENLFNRQYILSWSQLAGYQNYWAGRGRMTSLTYTITL; from the coding sequence ATGATCAAGCCACTCACCGTCGCCATCAGCGGCATCCTGCTGGCCTATGCCGTCGGCGCGCAGGCGCAGGACGCGGCGGCCACCACGGGCGCCGGGCAGACCGATGCCAATCCGAAGAAGGACGGCAAGGAAAAAGAGGCCGTCAACCTGCAGCAGGTGATCGTCACCGGCACGCGCAGCCCCAAGGCGATCGACGAGATACCGGGCGCGATCACCGTGGTGTCGAAGGAAGAGATCCAGCACACCCTGCTCGTCACCGAGGACGCGACCGCCGTGCTGGCGCGTTCCGTGCCCGGCTATGCCGAATCCTCGCAGGCGATGAGCAACACCGGCGAGACGCTGCGCGGCCGCATCCCGCTGCGCCTGTTCGACGGCGTGCCGCAAGGTTCGCCGCTGCGCGAAGGCACGCGCAACGGCACCTTCACCGACATGGGCATCATCGGCCGCGTCGAAGTGATCAATGGCCCGTCGGCCTCCGAAGGCATCGGCGCGGCGGGCGGCATCATCAACTACATCTCCAAGACGCCGACCAAGGACGGCGACGAGGTCACGCTGACCACGCGCTACCAGACCCAGGGCCACAGCGACAGCGAAGGCTGGAAGGTGGGCGCCACGTACACGCACAAGCAGAAGGAATTCGACGCGCTGCTGTCTGCCTCGTACATCGACCGCGGCATCTCCTACGACGGCAACGGCCGCCGCATCGGCCTGAACACCAGCGGTTCGCTGGCCGATTCCGAATCGAAGAACCTGTACGCCAAGGTCGGCTTCAACTTCGGCGCGGAAGACGAACAGCGCCTGCAGGCGAGCGTCAGCCGCTTCCGCATCGAGGGCAAGGGCGAATACGTGCAGGTGCTCGGCTGCCGCGGGCCCACCGACACTCCGCCGTGCGATGTGCCGCGCACCAATACCTCGGAGAAGGGCCACATCTTCGGCGCGAAGGACGCCTTCAACGACTTCAAGCAGTACCAGTTGCAGTACACCAACGACAAGTTCTTCGGCGGCTACCTGGACATCAACGCCTACAAGGCGGACCAGTCCATGCGCTACCTGCCGGAGAACACGGAGGACAAGCAGGACCCGCTGATCGCCCCGCTCGGCACGCTGTACGACCAGTCGGAGATCGTGGTGCACAAGAAGGGCCTGCGCACCTCGTGGACGCGCCCGGACATCTTCAACGTCACCGGGCTGGAACTGCACACCGGCATCGACTTCGGCAAGGACCAGGCCCAGCAGCGCCTGGCCCTCACCAACCGCCTGTGGGTGCCGCCGATGGACTACAAGAGCGTGGCCCCGTACGCGCAGCTCTCGTGGGACATCGGTCCGGTCACCCTCAGCGCAGGCTACCGCCGCGAAGACGACAAACTCACCGTCAACAGCTACACCACCACGTACTACCGCAACCGCGTGTTCGTGCAGGGCGGCGGCCTGAAGTACAAGGAAGGGCTGAAGAACTTCGGCGCGATCTGGCGCGTGAACGACCAGTGGTCGACCTTCCTGTCCTACAGCGAAGGCTTCACGCTGCCCAACATCGGCATTCCGCTGCGCAACATCAACAAGCCCGGGCAATCGGTGGACAAGATCCGCGACCTGAACGCCATCGTCTTCAAGAACTATGAGGGCGGCTTCAACTGGCACGGTGACCACGGCGCGTTCGGTGCCACGCATTACGTATCGAAGTCGCCGTTCGGTTCCTCGCTGGCCGTGGACCCGCATACCACCGACTTCATCCTCACCCGTGCGCCGGTGCGCATCGAAGGCACGGAGCTCACCGGCGAATGGCGTTTCGACAAGAGTTTCAAGGTCACCGGCCTGTATTCGCGCATCCGCGGCAAGACCGCGTTCTGGTCGGCGGACCCGGCCGGACGCTACGGCGCAGGCGGGCTGAACAAGCCGATGGGCGTGCTCGACATCAATCCCGACAAGTTCGCTGCCGCAGCCACCTGGAACTTCCTGCCGAACGCCGACGCCACGCTGGGCTTCACCACGCTGTTCAGCCGCCACATCTCGGGCAGCGACACGCGTGCGTATGACGGCGCCCAGTTCAGCTACGAGGAGCAGACCAAGGGCTACACACTGTTCGACCTGGGCGTGAACTACGACCTCGGCAAGCACGGCAAGCTGTCACTGGGCGTGGAGAACCTGTTCAACCGGCAGTACATCCTGAGCTGGTCGCAGCTGGCGGGCTACCAGAACTACTGGGCAGGCCGCGGCCGCATGACCTCGCTGACCTACACCATCACGCTGTGA